A stretch of the Chitinivibrionia bacterium genome encodes the following:
- the fusA gene encoding elongation factor G (EF-G; promotes GTP-dependent translocation of the ribosome during translation; many organisms have multiple copies of this gene): NPRNGKKEKITRFFKMHSDKRTQVEEVSAGDIVAVVGLKWTATGDTLCDEDFPIAFEGLDFAKPVISVSLEPKNAEEEAKMLNALSHLQDEDPTCEVSENRETGQRLLSGMGELHLEVLVDRLKREFGVQVNTGKQQVAYRESILGEATVSENFQRLVDKKEQSVEIQIKVEPLEDVSKSVVFESKITDENIPANFIEAVKEGIMESLSAGEKAGFPVIGIKATLEKLKPHETETTEIICKIAGSMLFRQACINAGGVILEPIMSVEAVSPEEFVGALINDITTRRGLVKGIDMEGMRRLIHAESPLAQMFGYATQIRSLSQGRATYTMTFSHYRQCDKRLETEILKAIGKIY; encoded by the coding sequence AACCCGCGAAACGGCAAAAAAGAAAAAATTACGCGCTTTTTTAAGATGCACTCCGACAAAAGAACGCAAGTAGAAGAAGTTTCGGCTGGCGATATTGTCGCAGTAGTCGGGCTGAAATGGACGGCGACAGGCGATACTCTTTGCGACGAAGATTTTCCCATTGCATTTGAGGGCTTGGACTTCGCAAAACCCGTGATTTCAGTCTCGCTTGAACCCAAAAACGCCGAAGAAGAAGCAAAAATGTTAAACGCGCTTTCTCACTTGCAAGACGAAGACCCCACCTGCGAAGTAAGCGAAAACCGCGAAACAGGACAGCGGCTTTTGTCGGGAATGGGTGAATTGCACCTTGAAGTTCTGGTGGACAGATTAAAGCGCGAATTCGGCGTTCAGGTAAATACGGGCAAACAGCAGGTGGCATACCGCGAGTCAATCCTCGGCGAGGCAACCGTATCGGAGAACTTCCAACGACTTGTCGATAAAAAAGAGCAGAGCGTAGAAATTCAAATTAAAGTTGAGCCGCTCGAAGACGTATCAAAAAGCGTTGTTTTTGAAAGCAAAATTACCGACGAAAATATTCCCGCCAATTTTATAGAAGCAGTAAAAGAGGGAATAATGGAATCACTTTCCGCAGGCGAAAAAGCGGGCTTTCCCGTAATCGGAATTAAAGCAACGCTCGAAAAATTAAAACCCCACGAAACGGAAACCACCGAAATAATCTGCAAAATCGCAGGCTCAATGCTTTTCAGGCAGGCGTGCATAAACGCAGGCGGGGTAATTTTGGAGCCGATTATGAGCGTAGAAGCAGTGTCTCCCGAAGAATTTGTAGGCGCGCTTATTAACGACATAACCACCCGCCGCGGGCTTGTAAAAGGCATCGATATGGAGGGAATGCGCCGCCTTATTCACGCGGAATCGCCGCTCGCGCAAATGTTCGGATATGCAACGCAAATCCGCTCGCTTTCGCAAGGAAGAGCGACTTACACAATGACTTTCTCGCATTACAGGCAGTGTGATAAGCGCTTGGAAACAGAAATCTTAAAGGCGATTGGGAAGATTTATTGA